A window of Streptomyces puniciscabiei genomic DNA:
GCAGCCTGCATGGGCTTGTTGGCGGACCGCGGAAAGACGGGAGACGTCACATCGCCGAGCGCCCACTCCACCGTGCCGTCCGCGGCGAGCAGCACCACGCTGCCCCGGTGCCGCCCCTCGACGAATCCGGAGCGGACGACCTCGGCGAGCACCGGGGCGCTCGACGTGCTCGCGCTGGGGCCGGCGTTGACGGGCTGGGACATCGGCGGTCACCTTCCGGTCGGGGATCGGGTACGACGTGTCCGGCCGCCCGGGGACAGCCGGACAGGTCGGCCGGAGAACGGTTCGCACCGCACCGTACTCGTGCCCGGGCCGTGCGAGGCGGGCAGGACCGGAGCGGGGACCAACCCCGGAATGTTCTGGGGCAATGGCGCAGGTCACGATCTTGCCCGTACGGGCGGGCCGTAAGTTGGGGGCCATGAGCGATGACTGGCGCACGGATCGGATCGGGGCCGCTCTGCGGGGCGAGAACCCGACAGTGCTACGGCGGCTTCAGGCCGGGTTCGCGGTGATCGGCGACGTGCAGTTCCTGCCCGGATACTCCGTCCTCCTGGTGGACGAGCCCGGTGTACAGCGGCTGTCCGACCTGCCGAGGGCCAAGCGGCTGGCGTTCCTGTCCGACATGGACCGGCTCGGCGAGGCCGTGGAGCGGGCCTGCCGGCGGCTGGACCCCGCCTTCCGCAGGGTGAACCTGGAGATCCTCGGCAACACGGACCCGTTCCTGCACGCCCACGTCTGGCCCCGGTTCGAGTGGGAGCCGCCCGAACTGGTGGGCAAGCCCGTGTGGCTGTATCCGCCGGACCGGTGGCGGGACGAACGGTACGGGCTCGGCCCGGAGCACGACGGGCTGCGGAATGCGATCGGGAGTGAGCTGGACTCGCCTGCGTCCATGCCCTGAGCGTGTGTGCCGATGCCGAGCGGGACGTACTCGGCATCGGCGCCCGGCTCGCCGACTCGATTCAGCGTGAGCGTCGCGGAGTTACGGCCGTTCGGATCGCAGGCGGGCGTGGATCAGCCGGTGTCTAGATGGGCGAGGTAGCCGAGCAGGACGTCGGTGGGGCCCTCGATCCGCAGGCGGCCCAGCGCGGCGGGCAGCAACAGGCTCTCCGCCCGGGCGAGTCGCTCCTGTCCCCCGGGCGTGGCCGCGGTGACCGGCGGGCCCGCGTCGCTGAGGTCCACCGCGGTGGAGAACTCGTGCATCAGGGCGCCGTCGTGTGGCGGCCCGCGCACGGCTTGGCCCCGGCACGGTGCCCGCCGCACCGGCGTTGACGGCGCCGAGGCGACGATCAGGCCCGGCCGCGGCCCCCACAGCGTCGCTGCGGTGACGGGCACCGCGCCGGACCCGCCGACGTATCCGAGCCCCGCTCACGGCAGCGCCCGCGACCAGTCACCCGGCTCCCACCGCGGTCGTCCACCGGCTCTGCGGGCCGCGTCCCCACCGGAGCGAGTGGCCACCGCCCGGGGCCGGGCGGCACAACGGCCCCGCGTCCGGTCCGCCGGCCCCGCGTCCGGTCCGCCGCCGCGCGCCCGGTTCACGGACGCGGGGCAGGACCGAGCAACCAGCGACGGCACCGAGTGCACGGCCTGGGCGGAGGAACCGGAGGTCCATCATGCGTACTCCGGCTGCCACATGGCGTCCCGCACCTGCTGGATGACGTCGTCCAGCGGGGCGCCGTCACTCCGTCCTGGGCGGCGCGGCGGGCGACCGCCACGGCCACCGTCGCCGACGAAGCGCGCATGTTCTCCACCTGCGGCAGCAGCGGGGCGCCAGGAATGATCGCCTCGCCCACCGTGGGGTCGTAGACGATGGGCAGCAGATCCTTCAGGTGCTCCGTGAGCAGTCGGTGGTACAGCACCTCGTTGCGGTCGTGCAGCTGCTCCAGGCAGACGTTCTTCGCCAGGTCGTCCGGCTGGGCCTGCACCTGCTCCCAGGCCCGGTGGGCCTGCTGGTCGAGCGAGAGCACACCCGGCGGCAGCGCCCCCACCAGGCCGTGCCGCCGGCGTTCCTCCGGGGTGAAGGCGACGCCCTTGTTCCGTCCGGCCGGACAGTAAACCGGAATGTGTGATTCAGCGACTGGCGCGGCACCTCTGACCGGCTCCCGGCGGGGTGGGTGCACGGGTCGGACGATGTGCCGTCCCCCGTCCACAGCACGTCACTGGTGGTGCACGCGGCGTTGGCGAGGCAGTGCACGGCCTCGGCCACGTCGGCGGGCGAGCCGACGCGGTACAGCGGGGTGTTTGCGAAGACGTTGACTTCGAAGATCTCCCGTCAGGCGGCGGCATCGGCCGCGTGCAGGTCGTCCAGCGGGATGAAGCGGGCGGTGCCCGCGTTGTTATCGACACACGGAACCAATACTCCACGATATGGAATCCATCGACCACCAATGGCGGCATGCAGCCCAGGGCGGATACCGGCCCCGACTTCGTGCGCGGCGCGGGTGAAGCGGGCCATGTCCTTGCATTGCAGGCCGTGGCGGCGCTGGAGGTGTGTGGCATGGGAGGACGTTGACGCGCCGCCGAGCAACGCTTTCTGGCTGGAAGCCGGAAGCCGTGGCGCCGGGCGAAGATCCTCTCGACCACCCGACGGCAGGCGCCCAACCCGGGGCCGTGCCGGGTAGCAAGCCGGGCGATCGCGGGCACGATGCCTCGGGCCCGTACCTGGCCGAGGCAACTCATTGTGTCGGCCGTCGTCAGCGCGCCACGCGGTAGCGGAGGTAGACGAATTTCGAGCTGAAGGTGCGCGTCTCGACGAGTTCGAGATCCACTCGATGCTCGCGCCTGGGAAAGAACGGGATGCCACCGCCGACCAGCACCGGGTAGACCACGGCGCGGTACTCATCGATCAGACCCGACGCGGCCGCCTCGGCGGCGAGAGTCGCGCCGCCGATCGCGATGTCGCCTTCCCCCGGCTCGGCTCGCAACCGCTCGATCTCCTCCGCCAGGCCGCCGGAGGCCAGGCGGGCATTGCCCTGCACCGTCGGCAGCGTGGTCGAGAACACCACTTTCGGGAGCGGTTTCCAGAGTGCGGCCCACTCGAGCATTGAGTCGTCAAGCGATGGATCCTGGTCGGCGGTCTCCCAGTACAGCATGGTCTCGTACAGCCGTCGTCCCAAAAGATGGACGCCGACGTCTCGAATCTCGTCGATCCAGAAGCGAAAGACCTCCTCGTCGGGCGCCGCCCAGTTGAAGTCGCCGTCCGGCCCGACGATGTAGCCGTCAAGTGAGACGCTCATCGAATAGGTCACGCTGCGCATCAGAGGTCCTCCTCGGGACGTCCTCGGGTTCATCGCCCATCTGAAGTACGGCCGGAATGAGGGCCGCCAAGGACAGCTTCCCAGAGGATGGATTCCGTGTGTCTGGGCGGGCGAACACGGCGCTGCTGGGTGAAGCTGAAGACGTGAGCATCGGTAGCGAGCGCCCGGTAGGTGCCGAGCAGATCTACGCGGCGTTGGCCGCTCTTGCGGCTGAGCCCGTAGCGGATCCGGAGAAGCGGCCCGAGGGACCGCGGGAAGAGGACCGCCTGCGCCTACTGGGCAGACTGCTGGCGAAAACGGAGCTCGAGATCACCGCCGCAACCCGTCTGAGCGAGGAAGGAGAGATCGAGGACGTCCTTGAGACATCGCTCGGCTGGGAGCAACAGCTGGGAGCGGATCCCGGTCTCGCGGTCAACGTCCTGACGAACCGGCTGCAGCGCACCGCGCTCCAGGTCTCCGAACCCGAGGCGGAAGAAGTGCCACCCGGCCGGGAGGCGGCCTTCGCCGCCGCCATGACAGCGGTGTACGCGCTCAGCGCCCAGTTGCACGCCGAGCGCGGCGATGCAGAGGGAACCCGACACGCTCTGAGCGGGGCGGAAGAGGCTCTCATCGACATCCTGCAAGGCATCCACGACCTGCGCGTCGCCATCGGCGACGCACCCGGGCCCGAGAACGAAGCCGACAGCTGACCCGTTCGGCACCTCCTGCAAGAGCCGACACAGTAGGTCGTCGGCTCGGCCCGCCGGACGGCGACCGCTCCGGAGCTGGAGACATCCTGCGGCCTCGAAAGGCCGCGCGCGGGACAGCGGGCGCCCCGCCCGGCTGCCCCCACGGGAAAAGTCACCCGCAGGCAGAGTGCACTCGCTTTTGTTCAAGAACGGTCGAATAGCAATAAAACGCCCGCCTCCTCGACCGCATCCCTAGGCTCGCCGAACAGTCCGCCGACATATGACTCACGGAGGTTCTGCGTGCTGCACCCACCACCAGAGGACGCGCAACAGCTCGTCCTGCCCAACGGGTTCGATGCCGTCGTCCGCGTGCTCGACCGGTACGTCGCCGACCGACGGGCCGGCCTGCCGTGGCGGGCACGCTCCCGTGGGCGCCGGCTACCGGCCGTACTCCTCGCCCGTGCCCCGGAGGGCGACCCGGCGGCAGGCGCCGCCGAACCGGACCCGGCACTCGCCGCGCTGGTCCTGGCGTACGGTCAGCGGCTGCTGTCCACGGGACATGCGCCGGTCCAGCACCTCGCCGGCCTGGCACCGCACGCGGTCGTCGACGACGCGCTGCTCGCCAGGGGCGGTCCGCGGGAGGAAGAAGCGGGCGGGCCACACGTACTCCTCCTGGACGAAGTGGCCCGGCAGCTGCGCACCTCCATGCCGGACGGGGCCGGGAGGTTGCGGCTGCGCGAGTTCGGCACGTTGCTGGCGGTGCTGCGTGCCGCGCTACCACCCGTGGACGATCCCGAGGACGGCCGGAAAGCTCTGCGGGACATGCTGGTCGACAGGGAGGCCCACAGGTTCCAGCCGGCCCCTGGAGCCGCACAGCTCGGTGAGGCCGCCGGTGGACCGTGGGCGACGGCGGTGCGGTGGGTCACCGCCGTACCGGCCGGATGGCTCTGGCGCCTGTGGTACGGCATACGCGTCGACCGGCAGCATCCTTGGCTGGGTTCCCGGCTGGACCAGCCCGGCCGCAGTTTCCTCGATGCGGCACTGGCCCTGCGCGCGGCGCACCAGTACTCAAGAGCCCATGACACGGCACAGACCCAGACCCCGGAGTCGGCGGCCATGGCGGCCCGCGACGAAGCGGTGGTCCGCCAGGTGCTGCTCATCGCGCTGATCCACGACCTGGCCAAGGCGGCACGGCCCCCGGCGTGGAGCCGGCGCCGGGCGCGGCGCCCTTGGTCATTCGTCCTGCTGCTGCCGACCGTGGGCGGCGAGGGGTCCGCCTGCCGCAAGTTCCTGGACACCTATGCCGCCACAGCCGGTGACGCCGGCCCCAGCCCCCTGCTGGTACTGGGCGCTGCCACGGATGACATCCCGTCGTACGCCGCCCCTCCCCCGCCCCAGGCCGTACCGGCCCAGAGCGGTGCCCGCGCACATCGAGCGGGCGCGGCGGTGGCCGGGCTGTTCTCGGCGACGGCCGGCCGGAGCACCGAGGCCGTGCATGTGCTGCCGCTGCCCCGGACCCCGGACGACGGCACCGCGGCGGAGTGGCTGGCCGGGCACCGTGTCGTCAGGACTCGTCGGGCCGGCGCCTGGGACTGGTGGCGGCCCGTGGCCGCCGCCCTCGCGGCCACCTTGTTGAGTGCCGGTGGCTTCGCCGGCTACCGGACCGTGCTGTCCCTCCTGCCCGGCGGACGCTCCGCCGCCTCCTGCCGGCAGGTGGCGACCGGGCAGGTCGTTGGCCTCACCGACGGTAACGACGGTTGCGACCTGGCTCATGGTCTGTACGCGCCGGAGCTGCGGAAGCTGGAGCGGACGCTCGGTGAGCAGAACGCGCTGGTCGACACGAACGGGCCCTCCCGCACGCTCGTCTTCTTCGCACCGCTCAGTGTGGGTTCGGAGTCGAAGCGCACCGTACCCACCGGCTTTCAGATGCTGCGTGGGGCCCTGCTGGCCCAGAAAGAGGTGAACGACCGGCACCTGAAGTCCCAGGTGCCCGTCCGGCTGCTGGTGGCCAACGCGGGCGAATACTTCCGCTACGGCTCGAGCGGCGGTCTCAACACCACCAATCACACCGAGGTGGACGTCGCACAGATGATCCTCGACCGGGCGGGCTCGGACCACATCGCGGCCGTCATGGGCCTGACCCAGAGCCGTCCGGAGTCCCAGCAGGCCGCGATCGAACTCGGTGCCAAAGGCATCGCCGTACTCGGCACCGGCGTCACGGGCCAACGGATGGTGGAGGGCGAATCGCCCGTGTCCTACTTCCAGCTCTCCCCACCCGATGCGCGCATCGCCTCGGTCATGGCCGCCTTCGCCCAGCACTCGCCCCGGCTGGGGGCCCTGGCCAAGCCCACCGCGGGCCACACCGCGCCGGCCGCCGTGGTCGTCTACGACCCCAGCGACAAGTACTTCAGCAACGACCTGGCCAACCGCTTCGACACGGACTACCACGCGGCCGGGCCGGTGTACCGCGTGCCGTACGGCGAGGTGGACGACCGGCGAACCTCCGACGTCGCCCAGACGGTCTGCGCACTCGTTCACCGGACCAACGGATTCGTCCTGTACGCGGGCCGCTCCGGCGTCATGGAGGACCTGTTCCACTACATGCAGGGCGATCCTGGGTGCCGCGCCCGCCAGAACCGGGTGGCGGTCATGGCCGAGAGCCCCGCCCCGGAGCTGACCCTGCATCCGGAACGGATGCAGCAGGAGTACGGCGCGCTGACGCTGTTCTACAACCAGTTCAGCCTGCCCGATCCCCAGGGACCGTTCGCAGGACTCTTCCAAGCGGCGTTCCACCTGTCCGCGGAGAACGACGCGGCCGTCGGCTACGACGCCGTCAATGTCCTCTCCGACGTCATGGACGCCATCTTCACCACTGATCCCGAGTTCACGCCCAGTTCCCTGGTCACCCAGCTCCAGGACCCCGGCGTGTCCCAGTATGTCGGCGAGTCCGGCGTCATCACGCTGAACAGCGACCACAACTACCCCCCGGACAAGGAGATCCACGTCCGCGAGATTCCGCCCAACGGCAAGCCCCTCACCGACCTCACCTGCGGTGTGCTCGCCACGGGCGCGCAACGCGTCACCCACTGGGGCCCCGATGGCCGCTTCGTCTGCCCGACGGACGACGCATCCTGATGCGGCACTGCGCCTGAGGCGCCTTGCGGTGGCGGATGCCGGCGGCGAATGTTGCCTTGACAACAATTGTCGCGGCATCCACACTGAGGGGGTGACATCTTCCACCAGCGGCCTGCGTGACCACCTCGGCTACTGGCTGCGCCGGCTCTCCGACGAAGTCCACGGCCGGTTCGAACGGGAACTCGCCGAGCACGACGTGACCGTCTCCCAGTGGGCGGTCCTGATCACCTTGTACCGGGGCGACGCCACCACCACCCGGGAGGTGGCCCGGTACATGGACATCGACGCCGGCGCGGTCTCCCGCCTGGTCGACCGTCTGGCCGCCAAGGGGCTGATGACCCGCGAACCGGACCCCGCTTCCCGCCGCACCTTGCGACTGGTGCTCACCGACGCCGGCCGCGACCTGGCCCCCAAGCTGGCGGAGATCGCCGACCGCAACGACGCGCACTTCTTCGCCGGCCTGGAACCGGTCCAGCGCCGCCAACTGGAGAACTGGATCCGCCACCTCGTGGGGGAAACCCACCCCCAGTCCCCCACGCCACCATCCCTCTGAAAGGCACCACCGTGAGCACCACCGTCACCACCGCACGCTCGGTCACCAAGACCGTCACCATCGAGCGCCCCGTCGCCGACGTCTTCGCCTTCCTCGCCGACGCGTCCAACTGGCCCGCCTGGGCGATCGTCAACATCCAGGCGATCGAACCCACCGACGAGCCGGGCTGGTGGCTGATGACCACCCCGCTGGGCCCCGCCCGGCTCCGTATCCGCGGCAACGCCGAACTCGGAACCCTCGACCACGACTATGTCGACAACCAGGCGTCCTGGCAGGTCCCCGCCCGCGTCGTGCCCAACGGCACCGGCTCTGAATTCATGATCACTTTCTTCCAGCCGCCGACCCTCACCGACACCGTCTTCGAGGAGCAGGTCACCCTGGTCGACACCGAGCTCGCCACCCTCAAACGCATTCTGGAAACCGGCGCGTGAGCTTGTCCCGGTACCGACTCGCCAACGCGACCACACTTCGGGCCGCGTCCCGCGCATACCGCCGCTGATGACGGTCATCCGGCGGCCGGTGCAGGGCCGTAAGAGCCTCCGCCAACGGCCGCACCAGCCTGCCGACCGGCCGCAGCGGGACCGCGCCCGGGGTAAGGCCGTCGTGCCGAAGGTGCTCGATTGCCGAGCCCCGTTCATCGTGCTCCAGACGATCGTCCCGGCAGGGTCGTGCCACAGACGACCTCCCCGACAAAAGCCGCACCCGGCACCCCAGGGTGGTCCAACCGCCGCACCGTACCGCTGGTGGCCGGGCGTCGGCGGGTCAGCCAACCCAACGACCGGGGAGGTCTGCGCGGATCATCTCGAGATCGGCGACTGCGTGACCGCGGGCGTGGATCCAGCAGTGGTCCTGGAGGCCGTCCCGGCGCAGCAATCGGCCGGGGGCCGCATACCAGCGCACGGGTGAGTCCTCCTCGCTCGCCCACATCGGACAATCAGGCAGGTCGATACGGGAGTAGCGAGCCTGGAGGCTCGGCACCAGCACGTCCGGCAGCTCGCAGGCGTCGTACAGGCTGTCGGCTCCCAAGAGCGACTCGCTCAGCACCAACTCGACCCACGCCAGGGACATCCGATCGAGGAAGGGAACCCAGCCCTGGTGGGTCACCACCACCACTGGAGGATCGTCCTGCTCGATCTGGGCGAGGGGGATCGCCCATGACGCGCAGTCCTGGTTCTCGCGGCGAAAGACCAGTACGCCACCCAGGGCGTCGTCGACATAGAGCCCGGACGGCGGGACCAAGGGGTCCTGCTGCCGGGTCAGGTCATCTCGGTGGCCCCAAAGCGCGTATCCCTCGCGCAAGGCGGCGGGGAGTGCGAAGCCGAGATCGCCTTCCGCGGCCCTCAACTCTTCCACGGCGCAACCGTCTTCGGGCCGCAGAGGGCGCCCGGTCCACTGACCAGCGAACCAGCGCACGAACTCCCAGGCCTGCGAGTGGTTGGTCACCCCGCCTCGCAGTGCCACCGACACGTCAGGACTCTCCAGCATGTCAGGGACGCTACCGCCTCCAGAGCGCCGTCGAGGATCAGCACGGTGGCCGCACTGAAGCGTGGAACAACCCGGTCGGTCAGTGCCCACGACTGACACTCGGGCAAGAGCAAAGCGTCACGCCGGCGGCCCGGTGAGTTTGGCTGCCACGGCGTCGAGGACCCAGTCCAGGCCGGTCGTGAAGGATGCCTCGGCGTCCACGTCCGTGCCGTCGTACACCGCCTTGGCCAGCGCGGGGAAGCGGCCCGTGGCCAACATTCTCGTCACATGCGGGCCGGAGACGCGCTGCCAGTCGCGCTCGGACAGACCCGTGGCGCGCTCGGCCCGCAGGTTCGCGATCTCGCGCCTGATCGCGCCGGCGACGTAGGCGCTGACGGTCTCCACGGCGCACATGACGGTGCCGAGGTCGGCGAGGCCGTCGAGGGCGGCCAGCTTGGCCTCGGTCACGGCAAGGCCGTTCGGGCCCAGGGTCGGGCGGCCGCCGAGCAGGTCGGCCAGCCATTCGTGACGGAGAGCGGCCTGCCTGGTGCGGTGGGCGAGGATGCGCAGCGCCTCCCGCCAGTCTCCGGGCTGCTCCTCGGGGAGAATCTCGGCCTGGACCTCGTCCACCATGAGGTCGAACAGCTCCTCCTTGGTGGAGATGTATCCGTACAGCCGCATCGGGCCGGCGTTCAGCCGGGCGGCGACCTTGCGCAACGACACCGCCTCCAGACCGCCCTCGTCGGCCAGTGCGATGGCGGCGGCGACGATCCGCTCCCGGTCGAGCGGCACGGGGCGAGTCGGCGGCTCCGGCCGGTCCCACACAGTCATGGTGACATCGTACGGTTGCGATACGCCGTAGCGTGACAATACAGTGTATCGACATGAGACAACGTATCGCTGTGGTCGGGAGCGGTCCCGGCGGCCTCACCTTCGCCCGGGTCCTGCACCGCCATGGCTACCCCGTCACCATCCTCGAACGTGATCCCGCCCCCGATGCCCGCCCCCTGGGAGGCACGCTGGACCTGCACGAAGGGCTGGGCCAGCTCGCGCTGGACAAGGCCGGGCTGCTGGCGGAGTTCCAGGCGCTGTCCCGTCCCGAGGGGCAGGCCATGCGCATCCTGGACACGGACGGGACCGTCCTGCGCGACTGGCGACCGCGTCAAGACGACCGGGCCAATCCCGAAATCGACCGCGGGGAACTCCGTGACCTGCTGCTCGGCCCCCTCGACGTCCAGTGGGGGCGGGGCGTGACCCAGGTGGTGCCGGGGACCCGGGACGGCGCACTGGTCCATTTCGCGGACGGGCGACAGGAGACGTTCGACCTCGTGGTCGGCGCGGACGGCGCCTGGTCCCGGGTGCGCCCCGCAGTCTCATCGGTGACGCCGCACTACACCGGCGTCACCGTGGTCGAGACCTCCCTCGACGACGTCGACACCCGCCACCGAGACCTCGCCCGGCTGGTCGGCGACGGTTCCGTCGCTGTGTACGGCGTGAACCGAAGTCTCGTCGCCCAGCGCAACAGCGGTGGCCACGTCAAGGTGTACGCCCGGTTCCGCGCGCCGCTGGACTGGCACACACACCTGGACCTGGCCGACGCCGAGGCCGTGCGATCGAGTCTGCTCGCCCTGTTCGACGGCTGGGCCGCTCCCGTCCTCGACCTCCTCCGCCACGGCAGCGCGTTCGTCCACCGCCCCCTCTACGTGCTGCCCGTGTCCCACACCTGGACCCACGTCTTCGGGGTGACGCTACTGGGCGACGCCGCACACTTGATGCCCCCACTGGGAGCGGGCGCGAACCTCGCGATGCTGGAAGGCGCCGAACTCGCCGAGGCCATCGCCACCAGCCCGGGAGACCTGGACAAGACCGTCCGCGCCTTCGAGGAACAGATGTGGGCACGGGCCGACAGGTGGGCGAAGATCACGACTGCAGGTCTGGAACGCCTCGTGAGCCCGGACCCCGCCGAAGCCCTCGCCCACTTCGACCAGGTCCAGCCATCCTGAGTGCCGAGCGCGAAAGCACCAGCACCAGCACCAGGAGCTCGCCACGACTTCACGGGACATACGGCACCGCCGCGGTCCCTTCCGGCAAGGCGAGCCATCGGCGGCTGCTCTCACGCGCCCTGACCCCCAACAGGTCGTGAACCTGCTGGGTGTGCCGTCCGCCTCGCACTTGGCGAAGTTGTCATACACGGTCTTGTACGGCGGGATCGCGTTTACGATCTCTCGCGGGCCTGTCCGGCGGATCATGTGACTTCTCGCGTTTCGGTCCGTTGGCATGGCCATGGGGCGGGGAGATCTCACGAACGAGGAGTGGGCCCGGCTGAAGCCGCATCTGCCCAAGGCTGGGCAGCGCCGCGGTCGTTGGGCCAGTCATCGCAGGATCATCAACGGGATCCTGTACCGGAACCGGACCGGGATGCCGTGGCGGGATCTGCCTGCGCAGTTCGGGAAGTGGAAGACCGTGTATGAGCGGCACAGACGTTGGTCAGCGGACGGCACGTGGGACAGGCTCTTCGCGGCCGTCCTGGCCGACGCGGATGCCCAGGGCAGCATCGACCGGTCGATGGTGTCGGTGGACTCCACCACCTGCCGAGCCCACCAGCACGCGGCCGGAGCACGCAAGAGGCCCCCGCAGACCGGGAAAAGGCGCGCGCCCCGGCAACACCGTCCCGACGAAGGGCTCGGACGCTCCCGGGGCGGCCTCACCTCCAAGATCCATCTGGCTGGGGAAGGCGGGCTCCGTCCCCTGGCCCTGCTGATCACTCCAGGCCAGTGGGGCGATGCCCCGCAGTTCATCCCCGTCATGGAACGCATCCGTGTCGGCCGCCTCGGCGGCGGACGCCCCCGCACCCGCCCGGACCACCTCGGCGGTGACAAGGCGTATTCCTCCCGCCGCAACCGCCGTTACCTGCGCAGACGGCAGATCAAGCACACCATCCCCGAGCCGAAGAACCAGCGAGCCAAGCGCAAACGCCGCGGCAGCAAGGGCGGACGGCCCGCCGGCTTCGAGAAGACGATCTACAAGCGCAGGAACGAAGTCGAACGGACCATCTTGGCACTCAAGAACTCCCGCGCCGTTGCCACCAGGTTCGACAAACGCGCCTATGTGTTCCACGGCACCGTCACCCTCGCCTCGATCCGGCTCTGGCTCCGCTCGTGACTCGCACGAGATCTCAGGCGCCGGTACGCCCGTCGACGAGCTCGCGCACGACGTCGAGGTGGCCGTTGTGGCGGGACGTCTCCTCAATGAGGTGGAGGATCACCCAGCGGAGATCGACGTGGCGGCCGTCGCTGATGGGACGCTTGGCCGTTGAGTTCAGCTCGTGGTCGGACACCAGGCGACGGTAGCGGGCACTCTGCTCCTCGTACTCGGCGAGAAGCTGGGGCAACGGGATGTCGACTGCTGTCCGCATCTCAGGATCGGGATCATCGTCGGTCGCCTCGGTGAGCGGCCCCGCAAGCTCCTCGCCCAGGAACATCACTTGGAACCAGTAGTACTCGACCCACCGCAGATGACTGATCAGCCCGCACAACGTCATCAGCGGTGAACTCGGGAGTGGGGCCTTGCGAGCATCTTCGGCGGACACGCCCTCACACTTGGCTCGCGCGGTATCACGGGCGTAGTCCAGGAAGGTGGCCAGCTGCGTACGCTCGTCCCACGTGGGAGGCGTGTCGGTTCGTTGAGTCATCGCGGGGAGTTTCCCGCAGCTCGGAACGGGTGTCGACTCAATTGATCGGAAGCACCGTCAAGTGCCACAGCACCGGCTGTGCTCAGGGAGAGCCCGGCAAGATCCGCCGGACAGACCCGCAGGTCGTGGACTCGGGCCGCCGCCGTACCAGGCCCGGTCCGTCTGGCTCACCAGGCCGTGAAGACCGGTTCGATCAAGTCCCAGCGGGCATCGGACACATCACCGCTACGGATGACGAGCACTCACATGTCTAGCGACGACCGTCAATGCCGTCAGTCACAAAATCAGCCCTGACTAGCAACCACTCAGATCGGATGCCCTCTAGCCGCCGACTCGCCCGCGAGTCCACTCCGGACTGGCGCGACACCTGACCACTCGCTGGCCGGTCAGACCTCGCAAGGCCAGACCGTGACGTGGTCCGAGGCCACACGGACCTCGACCCACGACCCATCGGCACCATCCGGCAGCGGCGGGTCGGCAACATCGAGCAGAATCACCGAGCCACCCATGTCCAGGACAGCCCCTTTGTCCTCGGTGAGGCTCGGCCGTCCACGAAGGACGATGCGGTCACCGTCTTCCCGCAGTTCAGGGGTTCCAACAGCGCTTGGCCGGACGTTTCCCGCCCAGGCGATGTCCTCATCCACGGTCCACTCGACATGGACGGTCGGATTCGTCGTGAACGCGCTGCCATGTGTTCCTTTTGTGCCTTACTGCCACTGAATGTCAGGACCGTGGGACGAGGATCTGAAGATTCTTTCGGCGAACATGGGACGCGGAAGGGCGTTCGCGACGTCGTTACAGTGAGCCGATGGAAAGGATCCTGGATGAGGC
This region includes:
- a CDS encoding IS5 family transposase → MGRGDLTNEEWARLKPHLPKAGQRRGRWASHRRIINGILYRNRTGMPWRDLPAQFGKWKTVYERHRRWSADGTWDRLFAAVLADADAQGSIDRSMVSVDSTTCRAHQHAAGARKRPPQTGKRRAPRQHRPDEGLGRSRGGLTSKIHLAGEGGLRPLALLITPGQWGDAPQFIPVMERIRVGRLGGGRPRTRPDHLGGDKAYSSRRNRRYLRRRQIKHTIPEPKNQRAKRKRRGSKGGRPAGFEKTIYKRRNEVERTILALKNSRAVATRFDKRAYVFHGTVTLASIRLWLRS
- a CDS encoding DinB family protein, whose product is MTQRTDTPPTWDERTQLATFLDYARDTARAKCEGVSAEDARKAPLPSSPLMTLCGLISHLRWVEYYWFQVMFLGEELAGPLTEATDDDPDPEMRTAVDIPLPQLLAEYEEQSARYRRLVSDHELNSTAKRPISDGRHVDLRWVILHLIEETSRHNGHLDVVRELVDGRTGA
- a CDS encoding FAD-dependent oxidoreductase, whose protein sequence is MRQRIAVVGSGPGGLTFARVLHRHGYPVTILERDPAPDARPLGGTLDLHEGLGQLALDKAGLLAEFQALSRPEGQAMRILDTDGTVLRDWRPRQDDRANPEIDRGELRDLLLGPLDVQWGRGVTQVVPGTRDGALVHFADGRQETFDLVVGADGAWSRVRPAVSSVTPHYTGVTVVETSLDDVDTRHRDLARLVGDGSVAVYGVNRSLVAQRNSGGHVKVYARFRAPLDWHTHLDLADAEAVRSSLLALFDGWAAPVLDLLRHGSAFVHRPLYVLPVSHTWTHVFGVTLLGDAAHLMPPLGAGANLAMLEGAELAEAIATSPGDLDKTVRAFEEQMWARADRWAKITTAGLERLVSPDPAEALAHFDQVQPS